The genomic interval AAAGTCTATAAATACCTCAATTTTAACCTCATAGAAGATTACGAACTCGCGAACTAATAGAGTTCTTGAAAGAACTCTTGACACGTTTTTAAAGCAAAGCTCTAAAAACTACGTTAACACTGGGTTTACTTCGGCAGTAAGCCCACGCACCTTTGGTGCTTTGCTTCTTTTACAAGAAGCATAAGACCCACAAAAGCCACTCGTTTTGAGTGGCTTTTACTTTTACATGTAAGGATATTTTTGATTATCACTAAAAACTGCCTTGTAACCCTTGACTACACTGTTTTTGACACGGAAAACAACCTTTTGGACAGTGGCGTTACACCGCTTGTTTATCTGCATGGAGGGTACGGCGATGTTTTTGAAAAAATCGAAAAAACACTTGAGGGTAAAAGTGTGGGAGAAAGTATTCACATTCAACTTTCACCCAAAGAGGCATTTGGAGAGTACAAGCAAGAGTTTGTTTTAATCGAAGAGCGCACGATGTTTGAAGATGATTTGGAAGTCGGGCAAAATGTTGAAATGGTCTTTAGTGAAGATGATGAGAGCGAGATCATGTTAACATACGCGGTGGTTGAAATCCTAGAAGATCGCGTGATTTTAGATGCCAACCATCCTCTCTCAGGTCTTAGCATCATCTTTGATGGCACTGTCATCGGAGTTCGAGATGCAACCAGTGATGAAATTGAGAAAAGACTCCTCGGGAATGAAGAAGAGTCTTTAGTCGCATACCAAGACTAAGTCAGTTTCGCTTCCAACGCTTCCACCACTTGGTGCATTTTGTACAGTGAATCAGGATTGAGTGAGATCGAATCGATCCCATTTTTCACCAAAAACTCCGTAATTTCAGGGTAATCAGAAGGCGCTTGCCCGCAAATACCGATGTATTTACCGTGTGCTTTACATGCTTCGATTGCCATTTTCAGCATTTTTGTCACGGCAGGATTACGCTCATCGAAAATATGTGCGATCATCCCACTCTCTCTGTCTACCCCTAAAACAAGCTGTGTCAGATCATTCGATCCAATCGAATAGCCATCAAAGATTTTCAAAAACGCATCGGCAATGATCACATTGGCAGGTATCTCGCACATCGCGTAAATTTTAAGTCCATTTTCCCCTTGCACCAAACCTTGCGCGTTCATAATGCCAATGACTTTTGCCCCTTCTTCGGGTGTTCGCACAAACGGAAGCATGATGACAACATTGGTTAGTCCCATATCGTCTCGCACGCGCTTAAGCGCTTCACACTCCCATGCATATGCCTCTTTATAACTTTCATCGTAATAGCGACTTGCCCCACGAAACCCTATCATGGGGTTTTCTTCGACGGCCTCGTAAGCTAGACCTCCTAGCATATTGCGGTATTCATTGCTTTTAAAATCACTCGTGCGAATGATGACGGGTTTAGGGTAAAATGCCGCAGCAATCATGCCCACACCTTCGCTGATCTTTTGCAAGAAAAACTCTTTAGCATCACGATAAGGAGCCATAAAGGCTTTGATGGCTTCTTCATCTTTGACCTTATTGCCTTTGTGCATATTCACCAGTGCCATCGGATGGGCATTGATGGAATGCGTCATAATAAACTCCATACGAGCCAGTCCGACGCCATCATTGGGCATTTTGGCAAGATTGAACGCTTCGGCTGGATTGCCCACATTCATCATGAGTTTTGTCTTTGTCTCTTTAAGGGAGCTTATATCCATCGTTTTACATGTAAAGGCAATTTCACCTTCATAGATATAGCCTTCATCGCCCTGCGCACAGCTGACGGTGACTTTTTGAGTGTTACTGAGCACTTCGGTGGCATTGCCACATCCTACGACCGCAGGCACACCGATCTCACGTGCAACGATGGCGGCATGACAGGTTCGGCTGCCTCGGTTGGTAATGAGCGCGGAAGCTTTTTTCATGATAGGTTCCCAATCAGGGTTGGTCGTATCGGCAACCAAAACATCTCCCTCGTTAAAGCGAGCAAATTCGGAGGTCGTGTGGATGACGTTAACTTTTCCACTGCCTATTTTATCGCCCACAGCGCGACCTGAGGTGAGAAGCTTTGCCTCTTTAGTGCTATCAAGTGTATATTTTTCGATGGAAATATGGTTTTGAAGCTTGCTCTGCACCGTTTCAGGGCGCGCTTGGACGATGTAGAGTTTACCATCCAACCCATCTTTTGCCCACTCAATATCCATCGGGCGTTTGTAATACTCCTCAATAATGAGTGCATGACGCGCTAATTGTAGCACTTCGCTCTCAGTGATGCAGAAGCTATTTTGCTCGTGCGGTGTTGTTGGAACATTGATGGTATGGGTTGCTTCGCTGTAGAGCATTTTCTCTTTTTTACTGCCCAAAGAGCGTTTTAAAATCGTATTGAGCCCTTGTTTAAGGGTTGGTTTAAAAACAAAAAATTCATCGGCATTGACTTTACCACTGACCACATTTTCGCCCAATCCCCAGATAGCATTGATTAAGATGATATTTTCTGAGCCACTCTCGGTGTCAATGCTAAACATAACGCCACTGCTTGCTTTATCGCTTCGAACCATCTTTTGAATTCCCACAGAAAGCGCAACCTTAAAATGATCAAACCCTCGACTGCTACGGTAACTAATAGCACGATCCGTAAACAAAGAAGCATAGCACTGCTTCACACTTTGCAAAAGTTTTTCAGGTGTGTCAATGTTTAAAAAGGTCTCTTGTTGTCCTGCAAAACTGGCATCGGGAAGATCTTCAGCCGTGCCTGAGGAGCGCACAGCGACATCGATATGTTCTGAGCCATACTCTTGTGAGAGCATATGATAAGCACTTTGTAGCTCTTTACTCAGCTGTTCAGGAAGCGTAGCATTTAAGATGAGCTCGCGAATGGTATGACCACACGTTTGCAGAGCAAGCGTATCGGCACAATCGAGATTTTTGAGGGATGCTTGGATTTTTGCATCGATGCCATTTTCTTTAAGTAACAGACGATACGCATCACTCGTGGTTGCAAAACCATTGGGAACACGAATGCCTTTGGTTGATAATTTTTGGTACATTTCGCCAAGACTGGCATTTTTACCGCCCACAAGGGCGATATCACTGAGGTGAAGTTCATTGAAGAATCGAATGTAACGCATCATAACCTCCCGTACGAAAAGTTACTCCTATAGTAGCACAAAACAGAATTAAGGTCGCTATAAAAAGAAGATTACATGTAAGGTGAAAATGAGTTATTTTTGCTTCAACCAACGCTTAGCACAGACCAAAGTCGTACCCAATAAAATCAACGATGCGAACCAAAAAGAGGCATAAGGATGCACAAACTGGTTCATGACATACGCCAGCATTGGTCCAAGTGCTGCACCAAAGTCTATAAGCAATGAGTAGGTCGTCATAATTTTGATTTTGGCACCATTACTGGCCGTATCGGCTGCCAAAGCATCGGCAATGGTGGTAAGCGATGTAGCGGTAGCTTGTAACAAAAGAAGTACGCCGATCCATAACCAAAGGGGCAGATCAAACGAGACGAGTGCAAAGAGAATACTCGCTAAGAGCGTTGAAATCAAAAGCAAAGGGTACCGACCGGCTTTTCCATCGGTTAAGCTGCCAAACAGAGGGGCTAAAAAAGGCTCAAATCCCCAACGAATTGCTTGGAGAATACCTGCAAGTGATGAAGCACCAATGAGGCAGCCAAAGATCAATACCACCGAACCATTATGAATATTAATCAGATACGAGAGTGTTGATGTCACAATTCCTTGGTAAATGAGCGCAAAAAACATCCCAATGCCTAAAACCGATAAGACCGTACGATTGCTCCACAGTGAAAAGTGTCGTTCATCTTCGACGTGGTGCGCCACCATACCTTGGGATGTTGGTTTAATAACGATAAAAACAACGGGTAACGCGCAAAGGGTAACAAGACTAAAGATCACCGATGTGGTGGTTAAGCCATAAAAATCTGCTAAAAATCCTCCAATCAACATGCCCACTAAGCTTCCAAGGCGATACAAGCCATTGTAAAGCCCCATACTTTTACCTCTCGTCGCATCGGTTGCATATTCTAAAATCGTAAAATAAGCACCTAACCTTAAAAATCCCCACGCAACGCCCCAAAAACAACGCGCAATCAAAAGTCCAATAAATCCTTGAATTAAACCATACGAAAGAGTCGTTCCAAATGCCAACAAAACCGCGATCAAAACGCCTGTGCGCGCGCTAATTTTCGTGTAAAGCCAGCCGATAAGAGGATTGAGTGGGAGTCTGACTAAGCGGTTGATGGATAAAAGAATGCCTACTTGCCATAACGAAGTAAGCCCAGCTTCTTCAAAGTGCGTAGGTAAAACAACGTAGAGCATAGAATCGCCCACTAAGCAGACAGCGGTAATAAGTGCGATAATAATGATAGGATTTTTCTGAAAAGTGGGAAGCGTTTCGGGTTTCATAAAACCAGCTATGCTATTGGATTTCACATGTAAAAGGAAAAAAACGTATTAAATGGTCGGAGTGACGTGATTCGAACACGCGACCTCTACCACCCCAAGGTAGCGCGCTAGCCAGGCTGCGCTACACCCCGACACATTTAAGAGTTTGGATTTTAACAAAGATAACCAAAAAGTTTTATTATAATTAAGAAAAAATCATGAATGGAATGAATGAAAGAAATTCTCTTAACCACGTTTAACGCGCGCTATGCACACACCTCCATCGCACAACGCTATTTGTTTGCAAATCTTGAAGAGCTTCAAGAAAGAGCGAAAATAGTGGAGTTTGTCATCAACTCTCAAGTGGTCGATGCCGCCGAAGAAATTTTGAGGTACCAGCCCAAAATCGTAGGTATTGGTGCGTATATTTGGAATGCTTTGGAGGTGCAAGAGCTTATAAGCATTCTTAAAAAAGTTGCGCCTCAAATTCTCATCATTTTAGGAGGTCCCGAAGCGAGCCATTTTCCGCATCGTGTGGATTTTAGCAAAGCAGATTATATCATCCAAGGGGAGGGTGATATTGCTTTTTATCAGCTTTGTAAAACACTTTTAGAAGGAGCGCTACCGCCAGAGCGTGTTATTAAAGCGCCTATGGTTAATTTAAGCGCCATCAAACTTCCCTATGATTATTACACAGACCACGATATTAAAAACCGATACTGTTACGTGGAAGCGAGTCGTGGATGCCCGTTTACCTGCGAGTTTTGTCTCTCTTCAGCGGATAAAAAAGTGCGTGATCTAGAGATAACACGCTTTATTGCAGAACTTGAAAAACTCTGGCTTCGTGGGGTGCGCAATTTTAAGTTTATCGACCGAACATTTAACTTAAGCATTGAAAATGCAACGAAACTTTTGGACTTTTTTCTCTCAAAAACGGAAATATATTTTGTCCATTTTGAAGTCATACCCGACCATTTTCCCTCCGTTCTTCGTGAAAAAATAGCACAATTTCCTCCAGCAGCACTGCAACTGGAAGTGGGCATTCAAACGCTTGATCCTGAAATATCGAAAAATATCCACCGACGCCTCAACATACCAAAGATTGAAGAGAATCTTGCCTTCTTGCAAAATGAGACGCATGCCCATTTACATGTAGACTTGATTATCGGTCTGCCAGGGGAGAGTTTGGAGGGGTTTGGGCGCAATTTAGATAAGCTCTATTCGCTGACACAGTGTGAGATTCAAATTGGAATTCTTAAAAAGCTCTCAGGTACAACGATTTCAAGGCATGATGAGATTTACGGTATGGAATACTCTGACAAACCGCCGTATGATATTTTGCAAAATGATCTGATTCCTTTTGATCAGATGCAAAAGATGAAGCGTTTTGCGCGCTTTTGGGACATGATCTACAACAGTGGCAATTTCAAAAAAAGTGCCACCTATTTGTGGCGCGAAGGTAAGGTGTATGAAGGCTTTTACGCCTTTAGTGAATGGCTTTATACGCAAACAAAATCAACATGGCAAATTTCGCTGGATCGTTTAGCGGAGTTGATCTTTCGGTATCTTTGTGAGGTGATGAAACACGAAGAAGTGATCCTAAAAGCTAGTTTGATTGAAGATATTATGACGGTACGTGGACGTAAAATGCCCTCTTTCTTACGTGATAATTATCTTCCAGAAGAGGCTCAAAAAGAAGGTTCATTAAAACACAATAAGCGACAGTTAAAACATGTCACATCTTAAGGAGAAAGAATGAAAATTGATAAAAGTTGGTTAACCGATAGTTTAAGTGCGTCACTGGTTGTGATTTCATTTGTTCTACCAGAACCTTATGCCCATTGGGCGCTGCTTGCAGGTCTTTTTGCGCTCTCGGGTGCGATTACCAATCAAATTGCAATTCACATGTTGTTTGAAAAAGTGCCTTTTTTGTATGGAAGTGGCGTGATTCAACTGCAATTTGAGGCGTTTAAAACTTCGATTAAACAGTTGATGATGAATCAGTTCTTTACCAAAGAGCAGTTGGATGCTTTTTTTGAAAAAGAGAAGAAAACGCTTGATTTAGCGCCTATCATTGTAGATATTGATTTTTCACCTGCCTTTGATGCACTGACTAAAACCGTGATGGAGTCATCATTTGGTGGAATGCTCGGTATGTTTGGCGGGGAACGCGCATTAGAGGGGCTTCGAGCACCTTTTAGCGAAAAACTCAAAGATGCCATCATTGAAATCAGTGAAAGTGATGTATTTCAACAAAAAATAGCACAAAGTATACAAAATTCATCACTTAGTGATGATATGCTTATCACAATAGAGCAGATGATCGATGCAAGGCTGAGTGAGCTGACACCACAGATGGTCAAAGAGATCGTGCAGAATTTTATCAAAGATCATTTAGGCTGGCTCGTTGTTTGGGGTGGATTTTTCGGAGCATTGATCGGGCTTCTTTCGACTTTAATTCTATAATACATAAAATAATACATAGTAAAGAGGTTTCATGGAGTGTTCGTATTTTGGGAAATGTGGTAGTTGTACGCTGTATACATTGGACTATGAGGCGCAAGTTGAGCATAAAAAAGCACAGATGCAGACGTTATTTAAACCTTTACATGTAAACACATTTGAGTACTTCCAAACACCCTCAGAACACTACCGTGGACGCTCTGAATTCCGCATCTGGAAAGAGGGCGATACGATCAGTTATGCTATGGGTTCCTTCGATAAGAAAGGGGCTGTATGTATAGAAACATGCCCTAAAGTTGAGTTGAAAATCTATACATTGATGCCAGCGCTTCTCAAACAAATAGAAACTTCCACCATGCTTCGCGAGAAGCTTTTTGCGATTGAATTCTTAGCTTCCTCCGAGCATCTTTTGGTCACGCTCATCTACCACAAACCTTTACATGGTGAATGGGATGAAGCAGCCAAAGTGTTGGAAAAAGCGTTTGGTATTTTGATTATTGGGCGTAGTCGCGGCATGAAACGTCTCCTTACACAAGATTTTGTGGAAGATCGTTTTGAAATTGCTGGAAAAGCGTATCGCTACCATATCATCGAAGGAGGCTTTTCCCAACCCAATCGCTTGATGAATCAAAAAATGATCAGCTGGGTGCTCAGTCATCTTGAAAATTGTGAAGATTTATTGGAGCTTTACTGCGGTTATGGGAACTTCACGATTCCCATGGCGCAGAAATTTCAAAAGGTTTTAGCCACTGAGATTTCTAAAACGTCCATCAAATCAGCACTTCAAAACTGTGAACTCAATGACGTCCATAACATCGCATTTTTACGCATGAGCGCTGAAGAGTTAACGTCTGCTTTGAAAAAAGAGCGTGAATACAACCGCTTGGCGGGCATCAATTTAGAAGAGTACCATTTTAGTCATGTCTTTGTCGATCCTCCTCGTTCGGGGATGGATGAGGCGAGCTTAGCATTTATCTCTCAGTTTGAAAACATCATCTATATTTCATGCAATCCCGAGACACTTAAACGCGATTTGGAAGTGTTAACCAAGCAGTACGCCATCCTCCATTTTGCCTTGTTCGATCAATTCCCGAACACTGAGCATTTGGAGTCTGGCGTCATTTTAAAACGCCTTTAGCCCTTTTACATGTAAAGGGCTAAATCTTAAAGAGTGCTAGCTTTGAAGCAAGGGTGTTGGAGAGATTGAGAAGCTCATCGGATGAGGCATTGAGGTTTTTCACATCGCTGCTATTTTGCAAGGATGATTCGTAAATCTGACCAATATTTTTAATAATTGTCGCCGTATTGAGCGAAAGACGCTGAGATACCTCTGACGCGATCTGCGAAGCATCTGATGCCTCTTTGATAATGGCTTCCGTGGTGCTAATTTTAAGCTCAACCTCTTCAGAATTGTTCGCCATTTGTTCAATAAATTTATAATTTTCACTCATCTGACCACTCGCATCCATAATGTTTTGAACAATGACATTAATGGTCGCATTAATCTCCGTAAGACTGCGTTGGGTGCGCTCCGCCAAATTTCGCACTTCATCCGCCACAACGGCAAACCCACGACCATGCTCTCCCGCACGCGCAGCTTCAATAGCTGCGTTGAGCGCCAAAAGATTGGTCTGATCGGCAATATCGGAGATGACGGTGAGGACATTTTTCACTTGATTGGCATCTTGGCTGAGCTGTTGCAAGCGCTCAGATGTATGCGATTCAACCTCGGAAGCTTGTTGAATATTGGCAACCAAATGTTTGATCTCTTGGGCTGTAGTGTTGAGTGTTTTAGACGCATTTAAGATATTTTCACTCGTTTGTGTTGCATTGAGCGTATTTTGCTCCAGCGTTGTTTTCATCGCATCGCCCAAATCTTTGGTCTGTTTGACAAAATCGCGCTCTGCAACCATACGTTTATCGACTTCATGGGATATGCTTGAAAATTGATGTGCCATCGAAGCACTCTCGGTTGATGTTTTCGTTGAAGCTACCACCGTTTGGTGAATTTTTTCAATAAACTGATTGATATTTTCAGATAAAGCTGCGATTTCATCTTTTGAATTGATTTGAATGCGCTTGGTAAGATCACCGCTTCCTTTGGCGAGATCGAGCGTAATAGTAGAGAGCGCATCGATTGAATTGGTCATACTGATGACCATAACACGCGTAAAAATAAAGAAAAAGACCATCCCAAAAACAGACCCTGCAATTAATATCAGTCGTTCTGTTCCTGTGATCAGAAGTGAGACTAAGATAATATTTGCCATAAAACCACATAAGGTTCCGATTGCTAAAAACCAACCTTTTGTTTTAATCTTAATTTGATTAAGAAACATTACTCCTCCTTGAATGTAAACCATTGGATTATAACAAATTCATATGATAAAAGGAATGGATAATCGAGGCAAAAGATTGAGTGTGCTATACTTCCCACTTAAAATTTTTTTAAAGGAGCAATAATGGAATGCGACATTTCAAATATTAGCATGCCTGGTGATGCAGGCATAAAAGACATTTTTTCGATGTGTAAGAGTATTGCCATTATTGGTTTATCTCCTGATCCTACCAAAGATAGCCATAAAGTGGCACGCTACTTGCAAGAATGTGGGTTTAAAATCTATCCGATTTATCCTAAAGAGGAGATGATTTTAGGTGAAACCGTTTACCGAACTCTTTTAGAGATTCCCGAACGTGTGGATATGGTAAATATGTTTCGAAAGCCTGAAATCGCCGATAGTTTGATCGAAGAGGTTTTAAAAAAAGGTGATGTGAAAGTCTTTTGGTTGCAATTGGGCATCGTCAATAATCAAGCGTGTGCCAAAGCACATGAAAACGGCCTCATTGCCGTACAAAATCGATGCACCAAAGTAGAATATGAAAGGTTAATGAAATAAAATGATAGCTCTTAGTGAAATAGTCAAAGCAAAACGACAACTGGCCAATGTGGTCACAAAAACACCTTGCGCACTTGCTCCTCATTTGAGTGAAGAAGTAGGCGCACAGGTTTATCTCAAAAAAGAGAATCTCCAAATTACAGGAGCGTATAAACTCAGAGGTGCTTACAATAAAATCGCCTCTCTCACCAAAGAAGAGCGTGCTCAAGGCGTGATTGCGGCGAGTGCGGGAAACCATGCTCAAGGCGTTGCTTACTCGGCTCGAAGTTTTGGCATTTCTGCCACCATCGTTATGCCCGAAGCGACTCCTCTTTTAAAAGTAACAGGGACAAAAGCCTTAGGGGCTGAAGTGATTTTGAGTGGCGATAATTACGATGAAGCGTATGCGTATGCGCTCACCTACGCCAAAGAGCACGGATTGACGTTTATTCACCCGTTTGAAGATGACATCGTCATCGCAGGGCAAGGCACCGTTGCATTAGAGATGATCGATGAGATCAATGATCTTGACATTATCGTTGTTCCTATCGGTGGAGGAGGGCTCATCAGTGGTATGGCTTCTGCCATCAAGCAGATCGATCCTAAAATCAGAGTCATTGGTGTCAATGCTTCGGGGGCACCCGCGATGTGTGAATCGTTTTATGCCAAAAAAGCGATCAACTCTAAAAGTGTACGCACCATTGCTGATGGTATCGCCGTACGCGATGTGAGTGTGTCCAATTTGGAGCATATCTTAGAGTGTGTGGATGAAGTGGTTACGGTGGACGATGAAGAGATTGCAGCGGCTATTCTGTTTTTGCTTGAACGTCAAAAACTGGTTGTTGAAGGTGGCGGTGCGGCGAGTGTTGCAGCCATTATGCACCAAAAATTTAACTTTACCAAAAATATGAAAATAGGTGCTGTACTTAGCGGTGGAAACATTGATGTTCAGATGCTCTCGGTGATTATCGAAAAAGGTTTGATCAAATCGCATCGTAAGATGAAGTTGGTGATTACACTTATCGATAAACCGGGCTCACTGATGCGTCTGACAGACCTGTTTAAAAATGCTAATGCCAATATTATTCAGATTGATTACGACCGATTTTCAACCAATCTTTCGTACGGTGATGCGCAAATTACGATTATGCTAGAAACCAAAGGGATTGAACATCAAAAGATGATCGGTTCACTTTTAGAAGCCGCAGGGTATGCTTTTAAAGAAGAGGTCTAAACGAAGTCAGTGAGGGGTAACCCCTCACGTTTAGTCGAGTTGTTGGTAGGCTTCTAACAGTGTTTCACGAAGAGCGTCTGAGAGTGTCTCTCCATTTTCACAATACTCTTTTAAGAAACCATCCAAATGACTCAGAAGCTCAAAGAGATCGGCTTCGATCTCTTTAGCACTCTTCTTTTTTGCCATCATCGTCTCAAAAAAGACCAATTTACGAATAAAATCAGAAAGAATCTCTAAAGCCTCATCTTCATTTTTGCCTTCTATTAGTTTAAAAGGACGCTCATCGGGTGTTTTAGAACTATCAAGACTGAGCTTTATGTTGCGCACATGATCTTGGATGATGGCTGAAAACTGCGCATAACGCTCAAACGAACCCTCATCTGAAAAGGCATCCAGTTTGTTGGTTAGTTTTCCTATCTGTTTTATCAATACAAACGCCACCATCGCTACAATCATCACAACTGGAATCAATTGTTCCATCATCTCTTATCCTTACATGTAAACCAAAATTAGTGCGATAAGATTTGCTCCAAAAAGAGTTTTAGACGGTCTGACTCAGGGTTTTGGAAAAACTCCTCAGGTGTATTTTCCTCGACGATTTGACCTGCATCCATAAAGATAATCCTATCGGCTACCTTTTTTGCAAAACCCATTTCGTGCGTTACACAGACCATCGTTTTATCTTCGCGCGCTAATTCTATCATAACATCCAAAACTTCGGCTACCATTTCGGGGTCAAGTGCGGAAGTTGGTTCATCAAAGAGCATAATTTTAGGGTTTTTACACAAACTTCGAGCAATCGCAACACGTTGTTGTTGTCCACCTGAGAGCTGGTTAGGGTATTTGTGTGCTTGATTGGCAATACCTACACGCTCCAAATACTTCATCGCAGTCGCTTCTGCCTCTTTGCGTGGCGTCTTTTTAACCCAAATAGGCGCAAGCGTGAGGTTATCGAGGATGGTTAAATGCGGGAAAAGGTTGAAGTGTTGAAACACCATGGCAACCTCTTCACGAATCGCTTTAATTTTCTTAACATCATTCACAAGCTCAATACCATCCACAATGATACTACCTTCTTGAAACTGCTCAAGATAGTTGATACAACGAATGAGCGTTGATTTACCCGAACCTGAAGGTCCACAGACAACGATAATTTCACCTTTATTGATGGTTAAGTTGACATCTTTTAAGACGTGAAAATCACCGTACCACTTGTTTAAGTTTTTAATTTCTATAATTTCTTTTCTATCTTTCATCTTCTATTCCTATCTCAAATTAGTATTAAATCGTTTTTCAAGCTTTTGGCTAAAGTTAGACATTGAGTAACAAAAGAACCAAAAGATAAAGGTAACAAACACATAGCCTTCCGTCTCATAGCCCAGCCAGTATGAA from Sulfurospirillum multivorans DSM 12446 carries:
- a CDS encoding amino acid ABC transporter ATP-binding protein, which encodes MKDRKEIIEIKNLNKWYGDFHVLKDVNLTINKGEIIVVCGPSGSGKSTLIRCINYLEQFQEGSIIVDGIELVNDVKKIKAIREEVAMVFQHFNLFPHLTILDNLTLAPIWVKKTPRKEAEATAMKYLERVGIANQAHKYPNQLSGGQQQRVAIARSLCKNPKIMLFDEPTSALDPEMVAEVLDVMIELAREDKTMVCVTHEMGFAKKVADRIIFMDAGQIVEENTPEEFFQNPESDRLKLFLEQILSH